One genomic region from Metallosphaera tengchongensis encodes:
- a CDS encoding DsrE-related protein, whose protein sequence is MIVPQLEEGRHGVEVVGMFFIHDNVYVPMRGNPLGERLQKLSDKIYLQACDQCVYMRNLADRLIPSCRIGCFPDFYKEVADKTDMIITI, encoded by the coding sequence ATGATAGTCCCTCAGCTTGAGGAGGGAAGGCATGGAGTGGAGGTTGTAGGAATGTTCTTTATTCATGACAACGTATACGTACCCATGAGAGGGAACCCTCTAGGGGAAAGGTTACAGAAGCTCAGCGATAAAATCTATCTCCAGGCATGCGATCAATGCGTTTATATGAGGAACCTTGCCGATAGGTTAATCCCTTCTTGTAGGATAGGTTGTTTTCCCGATTTCTACAAGGAGGTAGCTGATAAGACAGATATGATAATAACTATTTAA
- a CDS encoding YncE family protein, which yields MNYKVLLIVGIVVILLVGIGAAYIMMKSSTSPSSTSTTTTTTPTSSSNTTSTSTSTPNNNFYFLALTQKGIAQVLNPFSSSQNFLGFTRVVNISTSVPTQVYYWEEVEGGANMKVLFMPLNNGTVFVINTTTFKVVKTLEVGSSVGFIGVSISPNGQYAAIADGPSGVLEVINTQTLQTVWSQKFVSPTTGKTYYPCDVRWTPDGSSLVVPMRFNNSVDLISASNGTVLVVRPTSLGSQPYMVSPNQQGTMVAVEFAGNNSVGFYSLPSLQYLGMVQMPKGLTPQRGVFTPSGQYYLEAPSNNDTVVVISTSNFQIVKEIPLPQITPAGLADIEITPGGSYAYVVIHGSVQTGGMIVLISLSSLSVSTTLPLTTAPAIVIPISQSMGTYLVNQVMLPPVTGLHC from the coding sequence ATGAACTATAAGGTATTATTAATAGTAGGTATTGTGGTCATACTTCTAGTGGGAATAGGAGCTGCTTACATTATGATGAAAAGCTCAACTTCTCCATCGAGCACGAGTACAACCACCACTACGACCCCAACCAGTAGCAGTAACACTACCTCAACGAGCACTAGTACTCCAAATAACAATTTCTACTTTCTGGCACTTACCCAGAAGGGGATAGCTCAAGTTCTGAATCCGTTTAGCTCTAGCCAAAACTTCCTTGGATTCACAAGGGTAGTCAACATCTCCACAAGCGTCCCGACCCAGGTCTACTACTGGGAGGAAGTTGAGGGAGGAGCTAATATGAAAGTACTATTCATGCCCCTGAATAATGGTACTGTTTTCGTTATAAATACTACTACCTTTAAGGTCGTTAAGACCTTGGAAGTTGGGTCATCCGTGGGGTTCATCGGCGTTTCTATTTCTCCAAACGGACAGTATGCAGCTATAGCTGACGGTCCTTCAGGGGTTTTGGAGGTGATCAATACTCAGACCCTTCAGACGGTTTGGTCTCAGAAATTTGTTTCTCCGACAACAGGAAAAACTTACTATCCCTGCGACGTTAGATGGACTCCTGATGGATCGTCTTTGGTCGTCCCCATGAGGTTCAACAACAGCGTTGACTTAATTAGCGCTTCCAATGGGACAGTGCTGGTCGTGAGACCTACATCACTGGGATCACAACCCTATATGGTAAGTCCGAACCAGCAGGGGACGATGGTCGCAGTAGAATTTGCAGGAAACAACTCAGTGGGGTTCTATTCGTTGCCTTCCCTACAATACTTAGGAATGGTGCAGATGCCTAAAGGACTGACTCCTCAAAGGGGAGTTTTCACCCCTAGCGGTCAATACTACCTAGAGGCACCAAGTAACAACGACACGGTAGTTGTAATTTCAACCTCCAACTTCCAAATAGTTAAGGAGATACCGTTACCCCAAATAACTCCTGCTGGACTAGCTGATATTGAGATAACTCCTGGAGGGAGTTACGCATACGTCGTAATCCACGGAAGCGTTCAGACTGGAGGCATGATAGTCTTGATTTCCCTTTCCAGTCTCTCTGTGAGCACCACGCTACCTCTGACGACAGCCCCCGCAATAGTTATACCGATTTCCCAGAGTATGGGTACATACCTAGTTAACCAGGTTATGTTACCTCCAGTTACAGGTCTACACTGTTGA
- a CDS encoding TQO small subunit DoxD encodes MKSLKGETDLWQTLVRIAVASIWIDAGVFNKLLNPGFLNPGSTAYIGFTLQYLAEGSPIRAFLYSVVFPHPQLVGILVMIGEISFGVLTLLGFMSRLAGTVAFYTNLIYFLSAYWTGTEEYGINLLLMLFNLYLVAKGPGYLSVDQLIQRKLRIVERPLPWLVLGSLVYLIVIFILLIY; translated from the coding sequence ATGAAGTCTCTTAAGGGAGAGACAGACCTTTGGCAAACGCTAGTTAGGATTGCTGTTGCCAGCATATGGATTGACGCCGGGGTCTTCAATAAGCTCTTAAACCCTGGGTTCCTAAACCCTGGTTCTACTGCGTATATAGGTTTTACCCTCCAATACTTAGCTGAGGGGTCTCCCATTCGAGCCTTCCTTTACTCCGTAGTTTTCCCGCATCCACAGCTCGTGGGTATCCTAGTCATGATCGGGGAGATCAGTTTTGGGGTCCTAACCCTGCTCGGTTTCATGTCTAGACTGGCAGGGACTGTAGCTTTTTACACCAACCTGATATACTTCCTCTCAGCCTACTGGACTGGGACTGAGGAGTACGGAATTAACCTCCTGCTCATGCTCTTTAACTTATACCTAGTAGCTAAAGGTCCAGGTTATCTATCTGTGGACCAGTTAATTCAGCGCAAGTTACGGATAGTGGAGAGACCTCTCCCATGGTTAGTTCTAGGTTCTCTAGTATATCTGATAGTTATATTTATCCTCTTAATTTACTAA
- a CDS encoding sulfurtransferase TusA family protein → MSSEPLKTREPDDTLDVIGESCPVPEMMAGKKLRKMKAGQVLEVLTDHQPAVDVTLPSLCKNLGYPYAVFKDGDVYKFRILKVG, encoded by the coding sequence GTGTCCTCGGAACCTCTCAAGACGAGAGAACCAGATGATACGTTGGACGTAATAGGTGAGTCCTGCCCTGTACCTGAGATGATGGCTGGGAAGAAATTAAGGAAAATGAAGGCTGGACAGGTCCTGGAAGTCCTTACGGACCATCAGCCTGCAGTGGACGTAACGCTACCTTCCCTGTGCAAGAACCTAGGCTATCCATACGCAGTATTTAAGGACGGGGATGTATACAAGTTCAGGATACTAAAGGTGGGTTAG
- a CDS encoding YeeE/YedE family protein, translating into MILEPVFSESWALIFGLFGLSGFILGWVAQRGNYCFVNAMTSIFTTKSFERFGALLVLFGLTALGTGLLVAFGFIPAVDQYFNNYFAGWYILVGSFIFGFGAALAGGCNLSMLYRASSGYVQNWIELFGMMIGTYVFAVAIWPFQSYTMQAGIFSTSSGGYVEYLPYVLFHSVSNMSVYVTTMIVSLPLIFLGIYLQMRTRGKWGKTLSGSGLSGSGSSMGIQGVKFANAMGPGIPTPTTVPSSMRLKEAKEMLLLKKPYGTNLSTVILALDMLLVFIVGAGYTFNYLVITSSDGGRFFEYILMPLGINLFTNTPWFNDSLPIVDPSTLMVVMLCVGAFAASFLSGDFKIRIPKDRKRLAIGFVGGMLVGIGVRMALGCNVGLMWTNFGQLGYDGYIFLGGMLAGVYLAVKVQERL; encoded by the coding sequence ATGATACTCGAACCTGTTTTTTCTGAATCTTGGGCTCTGATATTCGGCCTATTTGGTTTGTCTGGCTTCATTCTAGGCTGGGTGGCCCAAAGGGGGAATTATTGTTTCGTAAATGCCATGACGTCAATCTTCACTACCAAGAGCTTCGAGAGGTTCGGAGCTCTCTTAGTCCTCTTTGGTTTGACAGCCTTGGGAACAGGTCTTCTTGTGGCCTTTGGGTTTATCCCAGCGGTTGACCAATACTTCAACAACTACTTTGCGGGATGGTACATCTTAGTGGGCTCCTTTATTTTCGGATTTGGGGCGGCGTTGGCCGGTGGGTGTAACTTGTCCATGTTATATAGAGCGAGTAGCGGATACGTGCAGAACTGGATTGAGTTGTTCGGAATGATGATAGGAACTTACGTGTTTGCAGTCGCAATCTGGCCTTTTCAGTCCTATACTATGCAAGCTGGGATATTCTCCACAAGTTCAGGTGGATACGTGGAGTACCTTCCGTACGTTCTATTCCACTCAGTCTCCAACATGTCAGTTTACGTCACTACCATGATAGTCTCCCTACCCCTAATCTTCTTGGGGATATACTTACAGATGAGGACTAGGGGTAAGTGGGGGAAAACCCTCTCCGGCTCTGGTCTCTCCGGCTCTGGTTCCTCCATGGGTATTCAGGGAGTAAAGTTCGCCAACGCCATGGGACCTGGAATTCCAACACCTACGACAGTTCCAAGTTCCATGAGACTGAAAGAAGCTAAGGAGATGTTACTCCTCAAGAAGCCTTACGGGACTAACCTTTCAACTGTGATACTAGCCCTAGATATGCTATTGGTCTTCATAGTTGGGGCTGGGTACACTTTTAACTACCTGGTAATTACGTCGTCCGACGGTGGAAGGTTCTTCGAGTACATCTTGATGCCTTTAGGAATAAACCTTTTCACCAATACACCTTGGTTTAACGATTCTCTCCCTATCGTAGATCCCAGCACGTTGATGGTGGTCATGCTCTGCGTTGGGGCTTTCGCAGCGTCCTTCTTAAGCGGTGACTTCAAGATCAGGATACCTAAGGACAGGAAAAGGTTGGCCATAGGCTTCGTTGGTGGGATGCTGGTCGGGATAGGAGTCAGAATGGCCTTAGGTTGTAACGTAGGGTTGATGTGGACTAATTTCGGCCAACTAGGATACGATGGATACATATTCCTAGGGGGCATGTTAGCAGGTGTGTACCTAGCAGTCAAGGTCCAGGAGAGGTTGTAA
- a CDS encoding DsrE family protein — protein sequence MTDMYSFMMISGNEEKMMMGVITAIGYASSGNKVYMFFTMDALRALTAESEKISLNGTKNLKYYLDNLVELAGEELEMTACEFGMRVKNIHEDQFIYKVKVSGVSEFALKSSQSKATLIF from the coding sequence ATGACCGATATGTACTCATTTATGATGATATCAGGGAATGAGGAAAAGATGATGATGGGAGTTATTACAGCCATTGGGTACGCCTCTAGCGGAAATAAGGTTTACATGTTCTTCACAATGGACGCCCTAAGGGCCCTCACAGCTGAGTCAGAGAAGATCTCCCTAAACGGTACCAAGAACCTGAAGTACTACCTGGATAACCTCGTCGAACTGGCAGGGGAGGAGCTTGAGATGACCGCATGTGAGTTTGGGATGAGGGTAAAGAACATCCATGAGGACCAGTTCATCTATAAGGTGAAGGTAAGCGGAGTCTCGGAGTTCGCCCTCAAGAGTTCCCAGTCCAAAGCAACACTTATTTTTTAA
- a CDS encoding MBL fold metallo-hydrolase, which translates to MHVKKFVIGPLNTNCYVLYSSNEAVVIDPGGDPEGVINFLKGNNLHLKYVISTHGHFDHVLGVEPLKRQGAKFLLNLNDVDLMPLYYDWREMPPEPDDDLKDGYEIRVGDSVVQVLSTPGHTLGSVSMVVEDKIFTGDTLFRGTVGRYDLGGDKEKLIDSLNRIKDLKVNEVLPGHGDSTTLKEEVTSNPFLNGVLGKDDF; encoded by the coding sequence ATGCATGTAAAAAAATTCGTGATAGGTCCACTTAATACCAATTGTTACGTTTTGTACAGCTCAAATGAGGCTGTTGTCATAGATCCCGGTGGGGACCCAGAGGGTGTAATCAACTTCCTCAAGGGCAATAACCTTCACCTGAAGTACGTTATTTCAACCCATGGTCATTTTGATCACGTGCTGGGAGTTGAACCCCTCAAGAGGCAGGGAGCAAAGTTCCTGTTGAACTTAAATGACGTGGATCTGATGCCCCTGTACTACGATTGGAGGGAAATGCCTCCCGAGCCTGATGACGACTTAAAGGACGGATACGAGATAAGGGTTGGAGATTCCGTCGTCCAGGTGCTGAGTACCCCTGGTCACACCTTGGGGAGCGTATCCATGGTGGTAGAGGACAAAATATTCACTGGAGACACGCTATTTAGGGGGACTGTAGGCCGCTATGACCTCGGAGGGGATAAGGAGAAATTAATTGACTCCCTGAACAGGATAAAGGACCTGAAAGTTAATGAAGTGTTACCGGGACATGGAGATTCAACAACTCTTAAGGAAGAGGTTACTTCAAACCCCTTTCTAAATGGAGTCCTAGGCAAGGACGACTTCTAG
- a CDS encoding aldehyde dehydrogenase family protein, with product MPFVNEKTYQKYVQEGREEEFHSQVEDGLRKVREEAGSDYPILINDRELKTSSKIVVRSPVDTEFVLGTFQKDDGLLMRNAIKVARDAFNEWKDSDWRDRVELTVKAAYELRRMKYELAGIITYENGKNRYESVAEVDETIDYFNYYAQVLEENRGYVKEMEGRIVKGENGVSVMRPYGVWVIISPFNFPLAITATMTLGALITGNTVVIKPSSDTPLSAFKLATILRRVGFPQDAVNYVTAPGEVVSKVLEDSLEVAGFAFTGSREVGHSLLKSFVSKKPRPAVLELGGKNATVITSKADLKKAVEGAFRGAFGFGGQKCSATSRIFVEASVYQEFLTRFKAKVESTVIGDPRVRTTFLGPLINKKAIEKYRRYVDQAVSEGGRILTGGRVKEEEKTYLVEPTVVIDLPYTSSLWRTELFVPIVLIKEVQNLKEALRLVNDVDYGLTAGIFSSDREEIKYFFNNVEAGVVYANRESGSTTGAMPGVQPFGGWKDSGWTGRNAGGPYYLLSFLREQARTTYE from the coding sequence ATGCCATTTGTAAACGAGAAGACCTACCAGAAGTACGTACAGGAGGGAAGGGAGGAAGAGTTCCACTCACAAGTGGAGGATGGGCTCAGAAAAGTTCGCGAAGAGGCTGGGTCAGATTACCCAATTCTTATAAACGATAGGGAACTGAAGACGTCCTCTAAAATTGTTGTGAGGAGCCCAGTGGACACTGAATTCGTTCTGGGTACGTTCCAGAAGGACGACGGACTACTCATGAGGAACGCAATAAAGGTCGCTAGGGATGCGTTCAATGAATGGAAGGACTCTGACTGGAGGGATAGGGTAGAGCTTACCGTTAAGGCAGCGTATGAGCTTAGGAGAATGAAGTACGAACTGGCGGGAATCATAACCTATGAAAACGGGAAGAACAGGTACGAGAGCGTCGCCGAGGTAGATGAGACCATAGATTACTTCAATTATTACGCGCAGGTCCTTGAGGAGAACAGGGGTTACGTCAAGGAGATGGAGGGGAGAATAGTGAAGGGGGAAAATGGTGTCTCAGTGATGAGGCCTTACGGTGTGTGGGTTATAATATCCCCCTTCAACTTCCCCTTGGCTATAACGGCGACCATGACTTTAGGGGCACTTATCACTGGTAACACGGTTGTGATCAAGCCGTCTTCAGATACCCCATTATCTGCCTTTAAGTTGGCCACTATCCTGAGGAGAGTAGGGTTCCCACAAGATGCCGTGAACTACGTGACAGCTCCTGGCGAGGTAGTATCCAAGGTCTTGGAGGACTCCTTAGAAGTAGCAGGTTTTGCCTTCACTGGGTCTAGGGAGGTTGGACACTCTCTCCTAAAGAGCTTCGTGAGCAAGAAGCCTAGACCTGCTGTGCTGGAGTTAGGAGGAAAGAACGCCACAGTGATTACCTCCAAGGCTGACCTTAAGAAAGCCGTTGAGGGGGCCTTCCGAGGAGCTTTCGGTTTTGGAGGACAGAAGTGTAGTGCCACTTCAAGGATATTTGTTGAAGCGTCAGTTTACCAGGAATTCTTGACCAGGTTTAAGGCTAAAGTGGAGTCCACGGTTATAGGAGACCCTAGGGTTAGGACCACATTTTTGGGTCCGTTAATTAATAAGAAAGCAATAGAGAAATATAGAAGATACGTGGATCAGGCCGTATCAGAGGGAGGTAGGATACTTACTGGTGGAAGAGTTAAGGAAGAAGAAAAGACGTATCTAGTGGAGCCCACGGTAGTAATAGATCTACCTTACACTAGCTCCCTGTGGAGAACGGAGCTCTTCGTGCCCATCGTCTTAATTAAGGAGGTGCAAAATCTAAAGGAAGCCCTTAGGCTGGTCAATGACGTAGACTACGGCCTCACTGCAGGAATCTTCTCGTCTGATAGGGAGGAAATAAAGTACTTTTTTAACAATGTGGAAGCTGGGGTAGTGTACGCTAATAGAGAGTCGGGCTCAACAACCGGCGCCATGCCTGGCGTCCAACCGTTCGGTGGATGGAAGGACTCGGGCTGGACCGGAAGAAACGCGGGAGGTCCTTACTACCTTCTCTCCTTCTTGAGGGAGCAGGCAAGGACCACATACGAATAG
- the doxA gene encoding thiosulfate:quinone oxidoreductase small subunit — protein MERTIIIAIVFSVLVAGWILATGQWAYGNVVGPLVNHSKLPTLEITYINAVPQGNGTLLKLNVTDVNGPDAYPASAPMMEIYNSTWHVYLNSSMISNYTVKVIQAPWNSNKKDYVNWYSGFAVILGSEAQFQLLLPIHLSPGTYHVRLFTPAVSPKDQAEANFTVG, from the coding sequence ATGGAGAGAACTATTATTATTGCAATAGTTTTCAGCGTGTTGGTAGCAGGATGGATATTGGCTACGGGGCAATGGGCTTACGGAAATGTGGTCGGTCCACTCGTGAATCATTCTAAGCTGCCTACCTTGGAAATTACCTACATAAATGCAGTTCCACAGGGCAACGGAACTCTATTAAAACTTAATGTAACGGACGTGAACGGCCCGGACGCGTATCCAGCCTCAGCTCCCATGATGGAGATATATAACTCTACATGGCACGTTTACCTTAACTCCTCCATGATTTCAAACTACACTGTAAAGGTGATTCAGGCCCCATGGAACTCCAACAAGAAGGACTACGTAAACTGGTACAGTGGGTTTGCGGTGATTTTGGGAAGTGAGGCTCAATTCCAGTTACTGTTACCAATACACCTTTCCCCTGGTACTTACCATGTAAGGTTGTTCACCCCAGCCGTCAGTCCTAAGGATCAGGCCGAAGCTAACTTTACAGTGGGTTGA
- the doxD gene encoding thiosulfate:quinone oxidoreductase large subunit, translating to MARVQNLNEANSTRQEYLFPLRFAVGWMFLDGGLRKAVLKPAKLDPNSSSFVGGKLVNFLPHAGPFKPLLLMTLENRALDVTFLTVFSYLEILAGLFIIIGLVTRLSSLGALAMSLGFAPAYWLGSTCEDEWQIGSLLTAGAVVLMLTASGRVFGLDYYLYKRFGDRPISRKLPLLNMIKLW from the coding sequence ATGGCACGAGTACAGAACTTAAATGAAGCAAACTCCACTAGACAAGAGTATCTTTTCCCTCTAAGGTTCGCAGTAGGTTGGATGTTTCTTGACGGTGGACTAAGAAAGGCTGTTTTAAAGCCGGCCAAGCTGGATCCAAACTCCTCATCGTTTGTAGGTGGTAAGCTTGTGAACTTCCTTCCACATGCAGGTCCTTTTAAGCCACTCCTATTGATGACATTGGAGAACAGGGCACTGGATGTTACCTTTTTAACAGTGTTTAGCTATCTAGAGATATTAGCTGGTCTTTTCATCATAATAGGTCTAGTGACCAGGTTGTCCTCCCTTGGGGCTCTGGCGATGTCCCTAGGGTTCGCTCCTGCATATTGGTTAGGTTCGACTTGCGAAGACGAATGGCAGATAGGGTCTCTCCTCACTGCAGGTGCTGTGGTTCTGATGCTTACAGCGTCAGGTAGAGTTTTCGGTTTAGATTATTACCTCTATAAGAGGTTTGGGGACAGACCAATTTCCAGGAAATTACCCCTCTTAAACATGATAAAGCTATGGTGA
- a CDS encoding sulfite oxidase-like oxidoreductase, with product MEKQNQIPPGQRPIRKFIYYAALGVPEVKVQEYRLKISGLVKREKEYSYDDLLKMMDVDYVRDFHCVTGWSVMNVRWQGIKLSRLIQEAEPSPDAKWVIFYSLDGYTSVVPLSDAMHEDSILALMMDGKPLSKEEGFPARPFIPHLYGWKSAKWVSGIELVGSYVDGYWEERGYHERGSVWDEERFKGFWGRHSRKSPILPR from the coding sequence ATGGAAAAACAGAATCAGATACCTCCAGGACAGAGACCAATTAGGAAGTTCATATACTACGCAGCTTTGGGAGTACCTGAAGTTAAGGTCCAGGAGTACAGGCTCAAGATCTCGGGATTGGTGAAAAGGGAGAAAGAGTACTCCTACGACGATTTACTCAAAATGATGGACGTGGATTACGTTAGAGACTTCCATTGCGTAACGGGATGGAGCGTAATGAACGTTCGGTGGCAAGGGATTAAGCTATCCAGGCTAATACAAGAGGCAGAACCTAGTCCAGATGCAAAGTGGGTAATATTCTACTCCTTGGACGGGTACACTTCAGTGGTTCCGCTGTCAGACGCAATGCACGAGGACTCCATCCTTGCTTTAATGATGGACGGGAAGCCTCTAAGTAAGGAAGAGGGGTTCCCTGCTAGACCTTTCATACCTCACCTCTATGGTTGGAAGAGCGCGAAATGGGTTAGTGGAATAGAGCTAGTGGGAAGTTACGTAGATGGTTATTGGGAGGAGAGGGGATACCATGAGAGAGGAAGCGTCTGGGATGAGGAGAGATTTAAGGGGTTCTGGGGTAGACATTCTAGGAAAAGTCCAATTCTTCCTAGATAA
- a CDS encoding peroxiredoxin encodes MPEIGEKAPDVELVDTELKKVKISDFKGKIVILAFYPAAFTSVCTKEMCNFRDSLAKFNKFNAQVLGISVDPPFSNKAFKEANKLNFPVLSDYRRDAVKTYGVDMEFPPLPGYVIAKRAVFVIDKEGRIAYKWVSEDLGKEPSYEEIEKVVSKLNS; translated from the coding sequence ATGCCAGAAATAGGTGAGAAGGCTCCCGATGTGGAGCTTGTAGACACTGAACTAAAGAAAGTTAAGATATCAGATTTCAAAGGTAAGATAGTAATACTAGCGTTCTACCCGGCAGCGTTCACATCGGTGTGCACTAAAGAGATGTGCAACTTCAGGGATTCACTAGCTAAGTTCAACAAGTTCAACGCTCAAGTGTTGGGGATTAGCGTGGATCCTCCCTTTAGCAATAAGGCGTTCAAAGAGGCGAACAAGTTAAACTTCCCGGTCTTGAGTGACTACAGGAGGGACGCCGTGAAGACTTACGGTGTAGATATGGAATTCCCTCCTCTTCCTGGTTACGTCATAGCCAAGAGGGCTGTCTTCGTTATAGATAAGGAAGGAAGGATAGCCTACAAATGGGTCTCGGAAGATTTGGGAAAGGAACCGAGCTATGAGGAGATAGAGAAAGTAGTTAGCAAACTAAACTCTTAA
- a CDS encoding glycosyltransferase family 2 protein, protein MNSFITIYLIFGSITLSLSLVYFLLISYFSVNSKKFARNPVKDLSDVTVLIPVYGEDEAVFRKVISSVARQGARILVVGDGCDEPYRSIVNSAGGEFLRTPERSGKRVALSFGINHVKSKYVLLLDSDTILPQDGLKNMLSIMDKDVGGVSVNVRNVKTGNTYYLAELIERLKEMTMRAVNGSGYAMLLNGKCSLYRVDLIKPFMQTDEFKYPTFLGRRALIGDDKQLTNYVISKGFKAIVDFETVALTYPPENLKKLSKQLLRWSRANYYFFAREIRDGTMLKRGPVYVYNFFYTTVLPFLLTVMTVLDLFFMDSVLADTNPVDYENAVIYGGNFILHLPLIIAKRLLFTFFVGYFPIAHLHPRVPQLHANLLPRINLKYSIILGHLANYLTIVPFVYSLWRLMAEEKLKTLVIGSLGLLIQWIVSFYALLTIWDQDKWLTR, encoded by the coding sequence GTGAACTCGTTTATTACGATCTATTTGATATTTGGTTCAATAACGCTTTCACTTTCGTTGGTCTACTTCCTATTAATATCCTACTTCTCTGTCAACTCTAAAAAGTTCGCCAGGAATCCGGTTAAGGATCTCTCCGATGTGACCGTTCTAATACCTGTATACGGGGAGGACGAAGCAGTCTTTAGAAAGGTGATATCTTCAGTGGCAAGACAAGGGGCGAGGATTCTCGTTGTGGGGGACGGATGTGATGAACCCTATAGGTCAATCGTTAACTCTGCAGGAGGAGAGTTCCTGAGGACTCCCGAGAGGTCAGGGAAAAGGGTTGCACTTTCTTTTGGAATAAACCACGTAAAGTCCAAATACGTATTACTCCTGGATAGCGATACCATACTCCCCCAAGACGGGTTGAAGAACATGCTTTCCATAATGGACAAGGACGTTGGTGGAGTTAGCGTGAACGTGAGGAACGTTAAAACGGGCAACACTTACTACCTAGCTGAACTCATTGAGAGATTAAAGGAGATGACCATGAGGGCGGTCAACGGTTCGGGTTACGCTATGCTTCTGAATGGGAAATGTTCCCTATATAGAGTGGATCTGATAAAGCCTTTTATGCAGACAGATGAGTTCAAGTACCCCACATTTCTGGGAAGGAGAGCCCTTATAGGAGATGACAAACAGTTGACCAACTACGTCATTTCCAAGGGGTTTAAAGCCATTGTTGACTTTGAGACTGTGGCGCTGACTTACCCGCCTGAGAACTTGAAGAAGCTGTCGAAACAACTCCTAAGGTGGTCCAGGGCTAACTACTACTTCTTCGCTAGGGAGATTAGGGATGGCACGATGTTGAAGAGGGGACCTGTGTACGTATACAACTTCTTTTACACTACAGTACTTCCATTCCTATTGACCGTTATGACAGTTTTGGATCTGTTCTTTATGGACTCAGTTTTGGCTGACACTAATCCAGTAGACTACGAGAATGCGGTTATCTATGGTGGGAATTTCATTCTACACTTACCCCTAATTATAGCAAAGAGGCTGCTGTTTACCTTCTTCGTAGGATACTTCCCCATTGCGCACCTTCATCCCAGGGTGCCCCAATTACACGCAAATCTCCTTCCGCGCATTAATCTGAAATACTCTATAATACTCGGTCATTTGGCCAATTACCTGACAATAGTGCCATTCGTCTACTCCCTTTGGAGGTTAATGGCTGAAGAAAAGCTGAAGACGCTTGTTATAGGCTCCCTTGGATTACTGATTCAGTGGATAGTAAGTTTTTACGCCTTATTAACGATCTGGGATCAGGATAAGTGGCTCACCAGATGA